Genomic DNA from Nitratidesulfovibrio vulgaris str. Hildenborough:
GTACGCGTGGAACCCTTTCCCGAAGCGCGCATTCCGGCATGGAAGGTGTGGGTCGATTTCGGCAACGAACTCGGCGTGCTCAAATCCAGCGCGCGTATCACGCATCTGTATGCCGCAGAGGACCTCATGGGCCGTCAGGTCGTGGGGGTGGTCAACTTCCCTCCCCGCCAGATAGGGCCGTTCAGGTCGGAGTTCCTCGTGACGGGGTTTGTCCAGGCCGATGGTTCGGTGGTGCTCGCCGTTCCCGAACGCCCGGTGGCGAACGGGGTGCGTCTGGCGTGATCGAGGCATGCCAGACCGGATGACCGGTGTGCGGCGGTCGCCACCGCCGGTGTCCGCAGGGCCGCGAACGATCGCCGAAGCCGTTGGGACAGCCCGTCTGGCGCGTGAAGGGGCCTGTCCGTGCCGTGCGGTTCAGACTGCGACGGTATGGGGCAGGGTGCAGACCAGTGGTCTGGACAAGTGGTCTGGACAAATGGTCCGGCACGACGGTTTCAGGGTGACGGGTCGGGGTCGCGCCTAT
This window encodes:
- a CDS encoding tRNA-binding protein codes for the protein MSGEQEVASPPDTRRTITWDDFEAVEIRAGTVVRVEPFPEARIPAWKVWVDFGNELGVLKSSARITHLYAAEDLMGRQVVGVVNFPPRQIGPFRSEFLVTGFVQADGSVVLAVPERPVANGVRLA